From Rhodovastum atsumiense, a single genomic window includes:
- a CDS encoding MFS transporter: MEQQDSRSIPSARWWRIIPPAILVYIFSFMDRTNIGFAMAGGMNESLSMTASMSGLAAGIFFVGYVLLQAPAGHWAEHRSAKQFIGLSILVWGGLSILCGFVQTSTQLLVVRFLIGVAEGGVWPAMLVILSHWFPNEERGRANAYFIMNIAIASIITGPLSGWIISSFGWRWVFIGEGLLSLLLILVWYPLISDTPAKAKWISKEEREYIETRLAAEQSSLKTDAPVSYGVLLRDWKLWKLILLYFFYQVGIYGFAMWLPTLLKELTATGMTGIGFLSMFPYIAMIAGLYGFAQLSDRSGNRRRYTALPILGFAVCFLLSTLLKDQIWVSFGFLVACGLFMQSASSIFWTIPPIMFPAQVAGGARGIINAIGNLGGFIGPFAVGWFRTSFNSYDAGIYFLVMMLGVGFLLAISLPRETAGRRKPVLQTA, translated from the coding sequence GTGGAACAGCAGGACTCGCGCAGCATTCCCAGCGCGCGCTGGTGGCGCATCATTCCACCGGCCATCCTCGTCTACATCTTCTCGTTCATGGACCGCACGAACATCGGCTTCGCCATGGCCGGTGGTATGAACGAGTCGCTGTCGATGACCGCCTCGATGTCGGGCCTGGCCGCCGGCATCTTCTTCGTCGGCTACGTCCTGCTGCAGGCCCCGGCCGGCCACTGGGCCGAGCACCGCAGCGCCAAGCAGTTCATCGGGCTGTCCATCCTGGTCTGGGGCGGGCTGTCGATCCTGTGCGGCTTCGTGCAGACCTCGACCCAGTTGCTGGTCGTGCGCTTCCTGATCGGCGTCGCCGAAGGCGGCGTCTGGCCGGCGATGCTGGTGATCCTCAGCCACTGGTTCCCCAATGAGGAACGTGGCCGGGCCAATGCCTACTTCATCATGAACATCGCCATCGCCTCGATCATCACCGGGCCGCTCTCCGGCTGGATCATCAGCAGCTTCGGCTGGCGCTGGGTGTTCATCGGCGAGGGCCTGCTGTCGCTGCTGCTCATCCTGGTCTGGTACCCGCTGATCAGCGACACCCCCGCCAAGGCGAAGTGGATCTCGAAGGAAGAGCGCGAGTACATCGAAACGCGCCTGGCCGCCGAGCAGTCCTCGCTCAAGACCGACGCCCCGGTCTCTTATGGCGTGCTGCTGCGCGACTGGAAGCTGTGGAAGCTGATCCTGCTCTACTTCTTCTACCAGGTCGGCATCTACGGCTTCGCCATGTGGCTGCCCACGCTGCTGAAGGAACTGACCGCGACCGGCATGACCGGCATCGGCTTCCTCTCGATGTTCCCCTACATCGCCATGATTGCCGGGCTCTACGGCTTCGCCCAGCTCTCCGACCGCAGCGGTAACCGTCGCCGCTACACCGCCCTGCCGATCCTGGGCTTCGCCGTCTGCTTCCTGCTCTCGACCCTGCTCAAGGACCAGATCTGGGTGTCCTTCGGCTTCCTCGTCGCCTGCGGCCTGTTCATGCAGTCGGCATCCAGCATCTTCTGGACCATCCCGCCGATCATGTTCCCCGCCCAGGTCGCCGGCGGCGCCCGCGGCATCATCAACGCGATCGGCAACCTTGGCGGCTTCATCGGTCCCTTCGCGGTGGGCTGGTTCCGCACCAGCTTCAACAGCTATGACGCCGGCATCTACTTCCTGGTCATGATGCTGGGCGTGGGCTTCCTGCTCGCCATCTCGCTGCCCCGCGAAACCGCCGGCCGCCGCAAGCCGGTCCTGCAAACCGCCTGA
- a CDS encoding IclR family transcriptional regulator, translating to MKQNEEEKSAAPALTKGFAILDLLAREPGLGFAAIRTKLGLPNSSCHHLISTLCQLGALQMLPDRGYVLGLRLLELGTVAAGQRPIERIALPALRRLAEDVQLTCHLGVMEGMAAIYLLKVEGQRQIRVNTWVGKRLSLHSSSLGKVLLAWLPEEEQAAILQRVEWVRRCANTVTDPVLFRAHLREVRARGWAFDDQEDAESIRCVAAPVRDMQGRVVAAISAVGTVLDIDTDRFAPLADRVAATAREISTDLGHPGQHQAA from the coding sequence ATGAAGCAGAACGAGGAGGAGAAATCGGCGGCGCCGGCCTTGACCAAGGGCTTCGCCATTCTCGATCTGCTGGCACGCGAACCGGGGCTCGGCTTCGCGGCGATCCGTACCAAGCTCGGCCTGCCCAACAGCAGTTGCCATCACCTGATCAGCACGCTGTGCCAGTTGGGGGCGCTGCAGATGTTGCCCGACCGCGGCTACGTGCTGGGCCTGCGGCTGCTGGAACTCGGTACCGTTGCGGCCGGGCAGCGGCCGATCGAGCGGATCGCGCTGCCGGCGCTACGGCGGCTGGCGGAGGATGTGCAACTGACCTGCCATCTCGGCGTGATGGAGGGGATGGCGGCGATCTACCTGCTGAAGGTGGAAGGCCAGCGGCAGATCCGGGTCAACACCTGGGTCGGCAAGCGGCTGTCGCTGCACAGCTCCTCGCTGGGCAAGGTGTTGCTGGCCTGGCTGCCGGAGGAGGAGCAGGCGGCGATCCTGCAGCGGGTGGAGTGGGTGCGGCGCTGTGCCAACACGGTGACCGATCCGGTGCTGTTCCGCGCGCATCTGCGGGAAGTGCGTGCGCGGGGCTGGGCTTTTGACGACCAGGAGGATGCGGAGAGCATCCGCTGCGTCGCCGCCCCGGTGCGCGACATGCAGGGGCGGGTGGTCGCGGCGATCAGCGCGGTGGGCACGGTACTCGACATCGACACCGACCGGTTCGCGCCGCTGGCGGACCGTGTCGCGGCGACGGCGCGCGAGATCTCGACGGATCTCGGTCATCCGGGGCAGCATCAGGCCGCGTAG
- a CDS encoding dihydrodipicolinate synthase family protein, translating to MPQAALRGVIPPVATIFDDNGQFHPAGMGVVIDRVLASPVNGMLFLGSAGEFAHLATPVRKAIAEFCIDRVAGRRPVIVGTAAAGTAEAIDLARHAEKSGADAIIVVNPYYTTLSEARLEAHYRAIADAVELPILLYNFPGMTKQELSVELVQRLALACPNIVGIKDTVDCMSHIRRLIVEVKAARPDFLVFCGYDEYLLDTLLLGGDGVIPASANFAPELTCGIYAAQQRGDLAAIVPLMRRLAVLSSMYAIDTPFYGLLKEALRLTGSDIPTGVVAPATPPDAATKQRLVEVLVRAGILPG from the coding sequence ATGCCCCAAGCTGCACTTCGCGGCGTCATTCCGCCGGTTGCGACCATTTTCGACGACAACGGACAATTCCATCCGGCCGGCATGGGCGTCGTCATCGACCGGGTGCTCGCCTCGCCGGTCAATGGCATGCTGTTCCTCGGCAGCGCCGGTGAATTCGCCCATCTCGCGACGCCCGTGCGCAAGGCCATCGCCGAGTTCTGCATCGACCGCGTCGCCGGCCGCCGCCCGGTGATCGTTGGCACCGCCGCCGCCGGTACCGCCGAGGCGATCGATCTCGCGCGGCACGCCGAGAAATCCGGCGCGGACGCGATCATCGTCGTCAATCCCTATTACACCACGCTGTCCGAAGCGCGGCTGGAGGCGCATTACCGCGCCATCGCCGACGCGGTGGAACTGCCAATCCTGCTCTACAACTTCCCGGGCATGACCAAGCAGGAACTGTCGGTCGAGCTGGTGCAGCGCCTCGCCCTCGCCTGCCCGAACATCGTCGGCATCAAGGATACCGTCGACTGCATGAGCCACATCCGCCGGCTCATCGTCGAGGTCAAGGCCGCGCGCCCGGACTTCCTGGTGTTCTGCGGCTATGACGAGTACCTGCTCGACACGCTGCTGCTCGGCGGCGACGGCGTCATCCCCGCCAGCGCCAATTTTGCCCCGGAACTGACCTGCGGCATCTACGCGGCCCAGCAACGCGGCGACCTCGCCGCCATCGTGCCGCTGATGCGGCGCCTGGCCGTGCTGTCCAGCATGTACGCCATCGACACCCCCTTCTACGGCCTTCTGAAGGAAGCGCTGCGCCTGACCGGCAGCGACATCCCGACCGGGGTCGTCGCCCCCGCCACCCCACCCGATGCGGCGACGAAGCAGCGTCTCGTCGAGGTGCTGGTGCGCGCGGGCATCCTGCCCGGCTGA